Proteins co-encoded in one Nicotiana sylvestris chromosome 7, ASM39365v2, whole genome shotgun sequence genomic window:
- the LOC138874091 gene encoding uncharacterized protein: MSIYDNILLTQEIVIDIRLRGKPANVVIKLDIAKAYDKSLGFFKSTRGVKEGDELSPALFILSAEVLSRSLNKLFEDKSFVGFGMPKWSDPLNHLTYDNDTIIFASVHPPSLSKIMEVRDITGFAKGKFPFTYLGCPIFYSRRRNDYYDDLINKVKAKLHSCKGKLLSFGEKATLISSVLQSMPVHMLSVLDPPKNILKHLHKLFARFFWSTNVTAQFRIMTSA, from the exons ATGAGTATATATGATAACATATTACTCACTCAAGAAATTGTGATTGATATAAGATTGAGAGGTAAGCCAGCAAATGTGGTTATTAAACTTGACATAGCTAAGGCCTATGACAAG TCCTTAGGGTTCTTCAAGTCTACAAGGGGTGTGAAGGAAGGGGATGAACTATCTCCAGCCTTGTTCATACTATCAGCTGAGGTACTATCTAGATCATTGAACAAGCTCTTTGAAGATAAATCTTTTGTTGGATTTGGGATGCCTAAGTGGTCTGATCCTTTGAATCACTTAACTTATGATAATGATACCATAATATTTGCTTCTGTTCATCCTCCATCATTGAGCAAGATTATGGAAGT TAGGGACATTACTGGATTTGCAAAAGGTAAATTTCCCTTTACATACCTTGGTTGTCCTATCTTCTACAGTAGAAGGAGGAATGACTACTATGATGATCTTATCAATAAGGTAAAGGCTAAATTGCATTCATGTAAAGGGAAGTTGCTTTCATTTGGTGAAAAAGCGACACTCATCTCTAGTGTGTTGCAAAGCATGCCAGTACATATGTTATCAGTTCTTGATCCACCTAAAAACATCCTGAAACATCTTCACAAGCTCTTTGCTAGATTCTTTTGGAGTACAAATGTCACGgcccaatttaggatcatgaccagcgcttag